CAGGTCGGTGCCCCACTCGAAGAGGCAGGTGACCGTGGAGAGACCCTCGCGCGTCCGGCTGGTCAGTTCGCTGAGGTCGCTCACCGTGGCGAGCTGCTTCTCGATCACGCGCGTGACCTTGTTTTCCACGTCGGTGGTGCTGGCACCCAGCCAGGCCGTGGACACCGTGATCGACGGGTTCTCCAGCTCCGGCATCAGATCCACCGGCAACCGGGTGTACGAGACTAGCCCCAGCACGAGGATCGCCAGGAAGACCATCGCCGTCAGCACGGGCTGGCGGACGCCCACTTCAGCAAGTTTCATTCGCCGCCCCCTGTCCGATTGACCCGCACGCCGTCGGAGAGTCGGTGCTGGCCGCTGATCACCAGCTCTTCGCCCGCCGCGAGACCCGACAGGACCTCGACCATTCGCCCTTCGCGGACGCCCGGCACGATCTCGCGGGTCTCCGCGTGATCGCCGCTGACCACAAAGCCCAGGTAGCGCATGCCGCGGCGAAGCAACACGTCAAACGGCACAGCCACGACATCGCGCCGCTCGCCCAGGATGAGGCGCCCCTCGGCGTACAGCCCCGGCCGCAGGAGCCACTCGCCGCGCGCGTTCTTGGCGTTGGGCAGCCGCACCTCGATCGTCGCCGTGCGCGTCACCGAGTCCACCACCGGATGCACATGGGCGACCACGCCAGGGAAAACCACCCCCGGCGCGGCATCGGCCCGCACGTCCACGCGCGTCTTCCCGGGCTCGATCTGTGGCAGGTAACTCCCCGGAACCGCGACGAGAAACTTCAGTTCCTCGAGCGGCAGGATGCCGACGATCGTCGTGCCGCTGTTGACCATCGCGCCGGGATCCACCCCTTTGAAACTCACAACGCCGTCCATCGGGGCGCGCACGAACGCCTCGCTGAGGGCCACTTCGTTCACGGTCAGCGCGGCCTCGGCCTGCCGGACCTGCGCCTCGGCCTGGTTCACGCCAGCGGAGGCTCGGTCAAAATCGGAAACCGCGAAATCGCGCTGTTGCTCCGTGGTGGATCCCTGTTCAAACAGGCGCTTCATGCGGGCCGACTCGCGCGCCTTGTCCGTGCGGTTGACGACGGCCGATTCGAGGGCGGCCTTGGCGGTCGCCACGGCGGCCCGGGAGGCCGCGACCTGAGCGTCCAGGTCGCGGTGGTCGAGCTCGGCGACCACCTGGCCGGCCGCCACGCGCGATCCTTCAAAAATCGGCTGGTCGTCGGCGTCGACGAGCCGTCCCAGGCGCCCGGATATCTTCGGCCGCAACTCGACGCGCAGCACCGCCTCGAGCGCGCCGGTAAGTGTGATCACGTCGGCGAGGTTGGTGCGCCCGACGAGAGCCGTGCGTATCGGCATCGCCAAATCACGCGGCGGCGCTGGCGGCGGATGTGCCTGCTCCCGCGCCCACTTCATCCCGTAATACGTTCCCGCCAGCATCGCCACAACGGCTACGCTGAAGATCGCTCCCTTGCCCACTCGATTCATAATGCTCCTTATCGGGCGGCCTGCGGTCACGGTTCTGCGCGCAGCTCGTCCAGTCCCAGCGTTCCCGTAGCCCGCTTGAGGGCCAGCCTCGCCATGTTGTGATCGTACAGCGCCTGATAGTAGAGTCCCTGCGCCTGGGTCAGGGCTGAGCGGGAATCAACCACCTCGACCTCGGTGTTGATCCCCTCGGTGTAGCCAACCTGGGCGAGGCGGCTTCCCTCCTTCGCCCGTTCCAGATTGCGTGCCTGAGAATCGATCAGCTCGTCGGCGTTGGCCAGCGCGAGGAGCGCCTGCTGCACATCGAGGAAGACCCCCTCCTCGGCGTTCCGCAGGTCAATCTCGCGTTGCGTCAGGCGCGCCCGTTCGACGATCCGGTCGCCCTCGCGGTCAAAGCCGTCGAGGAGGGTCCAGCGGGTCTCGACGCCCACGAGCCAAGCCTGCGTTCCGTCGTCGTCGCGGGTATGGGTGGCCCGCCGGCTGGCGGTCAGGTCGATTGCGGGAAAGTAGCGGCTGCGGATGGCGGCCAGGGACTGGCGCTGCATGCGGATGCGCGCCTCGGCCTGGCGCAGTTCGGGGCGGTACAGGTAGGCCGTCCGCAGTGCGGTTTCGAGGGAGGCTTGGGTCGGCACGTGGGTCAGCGCATCGGCCGGGGTGACGACCGCATCGGGCGCGGCGCCCATGGTGCGCAGCAGCCGGGTCCGGGCCATCACCAGATTGTTCTTCTGCTTGATGGCCGCCGCGCGGAAATTGGAGACCTCGACCTCGGCCCTCAGCACGTCGTATTGTGAGGCCACGCCGCTGTCAAACTTCTTGTTCGCCTCGGCGAGCTGAGCCTCGGCCGAGGCGACGGCCGCCTCGTTGACCTCGTGTAGCTTCTGCGCCAGCAACATGTCGTAGTAATCGGCCATCGTTTGTCCGATCGTCGCCTGCACCTGCCGGTTGACTCCCTCTTCCGCCAGGTAGGATTGCAGCCGCGCCGCCCGGAGCCCGGCCGTCGCGCCGCCCGCCCGGAACAGCGGTTGCCGCGCCGTAACGTCGAAAACATGCCGCGCATCATCTGTGCCCTTGCTCAGCGTCGACCCCGCCGAGACCGTTGGCGTGGCCAGGACCAGCGCCGAAACCACCTGACCGCGAGCGACTTCCTTTTCCAAAACCGCGCTTTGTAGCGCCCGGTTGTAGAGCAGGGCCGTCTGGACCGCATCGGCCACCGTCAGCCGATCCAACGGCACGGGCTCGTCGATGGCGG
This Lentisphaerota bacterium DNA region includes the following protein-coding sequences:
- a CDS encoding efflux RND transporter periplasmic adaptor subunit, with product MNRVGKGAIFSVAVVAMLAGTYYGMKWAREQAHPPPAPPRDLAMPIRTALVGRTNLADVITLTGALEAVLRVELRPKISGRLGRLVDADDQPIFEGSRVAAGQVVAELDHRDLDAQVAASRAAVATAKAALESAVVNRTDKARESARMKRLFEQGSTTEQQRDFAVSDFDRASAGVNQAEAQVRQAEAALTVNEVALSEAFVRAPMDGVVSFKGVDPGAMVNSGTTIVGILPLEELKFLVAVPGSYLPQIEPGKTRVDVRADAAPGVVFPGVVAHVHPVVDSVTRTATIEVRLPNAKNARGEWLLRPGLYAEGRLILGERRDVVAVPFDVLLRRGMRYLGFVVSGDHAETREIVPGVREGRMVEVLSGLAAGEELVISGQHRLSDGVRVNRTGGGE
- a CDS encoding TolC family protein; protein product: MTFTAITALSRIAPRAVTAACVAAACAALSGGCMSSGVIRADIQHDRARAFEAWQAERAAIDEPVPLDRLTVADAVQTALLYNRALQSAVLEKEVARGQVVSALVLATPTVSAGSTLSKGTDDARHVFDVTARQPLFRAGGATAGLRAARLQSYLAEEGVNRQVQATIGQTMADYYDMLLAQKLHEVNEAAVASAEAQLAEANKKFDSGVASQYDVLRAEVEVSNFRAAAIKQKNNLVMARTRLLRTMGAAPDAVVTPADALTHVPTQASLETALRTAYLYRPELRQAEARIRMQRQSLAAIRSRYFPAIDLTASRRATHTRDDDGTQAWLVGVETRWTLLDGFDREGDRIVERARLTQREIDLRNAEEGVFLDVQQALLALANADELIDSQARNLERAKEGSRLAQVGYTEGINTEVEVVDSRSALTQAQGLYYQALYDHNMARLALKRATGTLGLDELRAEP